The following is a genomic window from Planktothrix sp. FACHB-1365.
TTGATTGGCATAACTCGTTAATGGATGTGGGGGCGAATTCTAGTTCAATTTTTCCTGATTCAATTTTAGCGACATCAAGAATATCATTAATTAATGAGAGCAGATGAGTGCCACTGCTGGCAATGGTTTCTATTGCCTGTTGTTGTTTCTCGTTGAGGGGGCCAAAAACTTCTTCTGTTAAGGCTTCGGACATCCCTAAAATAGCATTCAGGGGAGTACGCAATTCATGGCTCATATTAGCCAGAAATTCATCTTTGAGGCGGGTGGCATGGGCAAGTTGTTCATTAGATATTGCCAATTGTTTATTGCTTTTAATTAATTTTGTTTCTGTTCTCTGTTTTTCTATTAATTCTTTTTTTGTCTGATTAAGTAGATATGCTTGTTGAATGCCGATCGATAATTGATTAGAAATTTGTTGTGCAAAATCAATTTCTGACTGTTGCCATTGTCGAGCTTCATAACATTGCTGAATACAAAGTAAACCCCATAATTTTTCCTGAGTAACTAAGGGCATTACTAAATTAGATCGAATTTTAAGTTTCTCTAAAAAATGACGATAACATTGATTCATTGTGATCTCATTAATGTCATCTAAAATTGAAATTCTACCATAATAATAGTAAATTTGACATTGTTCTGAAAAACAATCTTCGGTAATTTTAATATTCATAATTGAATCCACCCCAACTTTAACAGATTCAGATATAAATTTCCCAGAAGTATTGTTAGATTCAGGATCAAATTGAAAAATTCCAACTCGATCAACGTCGATAAATTCACGAATCTCCTCTGTTGCCGTATGAAAAATAGTTGTTAATTCTAAAGATTGACGAATCCGTTGGGTAATTTCCTTGATTAATATTTCTCTTTCTGTTTGACGTTGTAAAATATCAGCATTTTCTTGAATTTTATTTGCCATGCGATCAAAGGCAACAGAGATTTGCACAAGTTCATCTGAACCTGTTAATTTAGTTCTAGTATTTAAGTATCCTTTTGCTAAACTATTACTAGCATAAACTAATTGAGAAACTCGTCGCGTCAGAGTAAAATCAAAGAAAAACCATAATCCAAAACTAAATATCATTAACCCGCCATTAAAAATAAGCGTTCCCTTTAAAGCAGTATTAAAAGCATATTCTTTCATCAGGCTAAGATCATATTCAATCAAAAGAATGCCTGTCCGAGAAGGTTTGATTTCATTAGGTAAAATCGATGAAATTAAAGGATAAATTGCAATTAGCTTTTTTTTATCTTTAGAAAGTAGTATTTTTCCTGCCTGTTTTTCGCGTACAGATGCGAAATTAGACAGATAAGCAGCAGCTATTGTCTGGGAGATGGGATTTCCTTTAAGTTCATAATGATTTGACAAATCAATTATATTTTTTTCATCTATTTTTAGCACTAGAGTGATATTCATATCACTGCCAAGCTGACTAATAATCGTAGTTTCTGCATAGTCAATATACTCACGATTTTGAGTATCTATGCGTTTTAAATAATCTAATATTCTTGCTGTTTGTCCAGCATAAATTCTCAGATAGTTTTGGGCATTTGTTCTCTGCGTATTGTAGCTTTCAACAACCTGTTGATTAAACAATGTAATTCCTGAGAAGGTACAGTAAGTAATTAAAATGGCTGGAATTGAAAATCTTAGGGGGAGGGGAAAACGTTTCATCATCATCACTTTTGAAGTTTATAATTTAGCGTTTTTAATAAACTGATCATCTAGTATTTTAGTCAGATCAAGGGCTTGGGGTAATAATTTTTTTTCTAGCATAATATTCATCAATTTTTTCAGTCCATTGACGAAGGTGGGATCATTGGGATTGAATAATTTTTGATTTTCTTCTAAGTTGAATTGATTCATCCCTTTAAAGGCATTCAACATTGCGTCTGGTGTTACTCCTGTCCGTTTAGCGATTTTAATTGCTGCTGCTTGAGGATTTTCTTCTAAGTATTTTAAGGCGCGAAATCGTCCATTAACTAAAGCTTGAAGGGTTTGAGGAGAATTAGCGATCGCTTCGGTATTAACAACAATCACATCTAAAATTTCTCCCGGAATCTGGCTACTATCAAACAATACTTTTGCCCCAGCTTCTAATATTTTAGGGACAGCAGGCCCAAAGGTAACGACGGCATCTACTTGTCTCTGTTTATAAGCTCGTTCATGTTCTAATGGCTCTAAAGAAACGATCTCAATATCTTTAACAGACATCCCATTTTTTTCGAGCGCACGAGCAATAAAAAAAGATCCCAAAGCAGTTGGTTCTAGTCCAACTCGTTTCCCTTTTAATGCTTTGATATTGGTGATCTCTGGTCGTCCTAAAATTACATCCGCACCATGAGAAGCATCCATAATCGTAATGATCTTAACATTGTTTTGGGTGCTGGCTATCAATAAAGCTTGATCGATTGATAATCCCGCGCCTTCAATTTCACCATTGCGATAAGCTTTAACTTCTTCTGTTCCTGAAGGATAATCTATCAATTTGAGCGGCTGGTTGTGATAATAACCTAGATCCTCAGCTAAATATAAGGTTTCATATCCTGGCCAAAGATTAGTCGCAATTCTTAATGGACTGGATGATTCTGGGATACAATTAGTCAGGGCGATCGCTAAAATTCCAGTAATTAGACTAAAAGTTAGATATTTTAGATATTTTAGCCATTGTTGTTTTGTTCGTCTTTTCATTGATTCTCCCATTAAGTTAAATAAATTCATTAATACTACCTTTGACGAGAATTTGTTGAATTGTACTTGTGAGTTGATTCAGTTTAACAGGTTTAGTTAAATAGCCATTAGCCCCGGCTTCTAAGCATTTTTCTTGATCGCTTTTCATGGCTAAGGCAGTTAGGGCAATAATCGGAATCTTTGCCAGTCGGGGATCGCTGTCTTGACGCAAATGTTTAATTGCTTCTAAGCCATCGATTCCGGGCATTGAAATATCCATCAAAATTAGGTCAGGACTCTGTGATTTAGCAATATCAATCGCCTCTTGACCATTTCTTGCTAACAGTATTGTATAGCCTTTTGCTTTCAGATAACGAGAAATCGTAATAATATTAGCTTCATGATCTTCTGCCAACAGAATCACAGGTGATGTTTCTAAGACTTGAGTTATGGGATTTTTGCCCCCATCTAAATTTGATGATTGGGGGCTAGAAGATTTAGGAATTGGGGACGGCAACTGTTGATAAGGTAAACGGAAGCTAAAACAACTACCGACACCAATTGTACTCTCAACTTCTAGCTGACCACCGTGCATTTCCACAATCCGTTTCACCAGCACAAGTCCTAAACCTGTACCCGCATATTGACGATTTAAAGCACTATCAATTTGCACAAAGGGTTTAAAAAGTTTATCCTGATTTTCAGGAGTAATCCCAATCCCATTATCGCTCACAGCAAAACAAATAGAGGGACTGCGAAAATCAGTTTCTGTTGGGAATTCAACTTTAACTGTTAAGGATACTCTACCCCCTGCTGATGTGAATTTAACGGCATTATTGAGGAGGTTAATTAAGACTTGGCGAATTCGCCGTTGATC
Proteins encoded in this region:
- a CDS encoding ATP-binding protein — translated: MKRFPLPLRFSIPAILITYCTFSGITLFNQQVVESYNTQRTNAQNYLRIYAGQTARILDYLKRIDTQNREYIDYAETTIISQLGSDMNITLVLKIDEKNIIDLSNHYELKGNPISQTIAAAYLSNFASVREKQAGKILLSKDKKKLIAIYPLISSILPNEIKPSRTGILLIEYDLSLMKEYAFNTALKGTLIFNGGLMIFSFGLWFFFDFTLTRRVSQLVYASNSLAKGYLNTRTKLTGSDELVQISVAFDRMANKIQENADILQRQTEREILIKEITQRIRQSLELTTIFHTATEEIREFIDVDRVGIFQFDPESNNTSGKFISESVKVGVDSIMNIKITEDCFSEQCQIYYYYGRISILDDINEITMNQCYRHFLEKLKIRSNLVMPLVTQEKLWGLLCIQQCYEARQWQQSEIDFAQQISNQLSIGIQQAYLLNQTKKELIEKQRTETKLIKSNKQLAISNEQLAHATRLKDEFLANMSHELRTPLNAILGMSEALTEEVFGPLNEKQQQAIETIASSGTHLLSLINDILDVAKIESGKIELEFAPTSINELCQSSLVLIKQQAIQKRLQIQTEIPPDLPDLFVDERRILQALINLLNNAIKFTPKGGRVSLTVKVESPTETAFGRPSICFAVSDNGIGITPENQDKLFKPFVQIDSALNRQYAGTGLGLVLVKRIVEMHGGQLEVESTIGVGSCFSFRLPYQQLPSPIPKSSSPQSSNLDGGKNPITQVLETSPVILLAEDHEANIITTSRYLKAKGYQVILAKNGQEAIDIAKSQSPNLILMDIQMPVMDGLEAIKQIRKHSDHRLATIPIIALTALAATSDQEKCLEAGANDYLAKPVKLSQLTSTIQEILAKEKN
- a CDS encoding ABC transporter substrate-binding protein; protein product: MKRRTKQQWLKYLKYLTFSLITGILAIALTNCIPESSSPLRIATNLWPGYETLYLAEDLGYYHNQPLKLIDYPSGTEEVKAYRNGEIEGAGLSIDQALLIASTQNNVKIITIMDASHGADVILGRPEITNIKALKGKRVGLEPTALGSFFIARALEKNGMSVKDIEIVSLEPLEHERAYKQRQVDAVVTFGPAVPKILEAGAKVLFDSSQIPGEILDVIVVNTEAIANSPQTLQALVNGRFRALKYLEENPQAAAIKIAKRTGVTPDAMLNAFKGMNQFNLEENQKLFNPNDPTFVNGLKKLMNIMLEKKLLPQALDLTKILDDQFIKNAKL